A single region of the Erythrobacter sp. genome encodes:
- the polA gene encoding DNA polymerase I yields MGQTRNHLYLVDGSSYIFRAYHRLPPLTDPEGTPVGAVYGYTTMLWKLAEDLDAADGPTHLAVILDKDSKSFRNEIYPEYKANRPEPPEDLRPQFPLIRDATRAFSLPCIEEAGLEADDLIASYSREAQRKGWDVTIVSSDKDLMQLVGEVDGARIDMLDTMKSQRLYIPEVEAKFGVGPELVGDVLALMGDSVDNIPGIYGIGPKTASKLIAEHGSLAAALDHAPEMKKSKLKERLIEGRADAEMSRVLVTLKEDCDLPQPIEEMKLSKVPPEPLAAFLEKHGFTSLLRRLGNGHGSPERPNNLDPVGEKRAGEDGTAEGNRQPPPEMPAVDRSAYETVQTMDALERWIERARAARLVAVDTETSSLDAMQADLVGVSLAVGPNEACYVPLAHGSADMFAEKPQQVERDAALAALGRLLADEAVIKVFQNGKYDLNVLARHGVTVSPVEDTMIISFALDAGRSEDGIGGGHGMDELCQRHLAHTAIAYKDVCGTGKKAIPFGEVPLDRATEYAAEDADITWRLYTLLKPRLAVEGGSRIYERVDRPLIPVVAGMEREGIKVDRARLAKLSEEFAKEIGRLEGEIHEAAGQEFTVGSPKQLGEILFDKLGYKGGRKGKSGQYSTDVSVLEKLAAEGAPIARLVLEWRQLSKLKSTYTDALQAAINPATGRVHTSYSLVGAQTGRLSSTDPNLQNIPVRTAIGRQIREAFVPEEGNVLLAADYSQIELRLAAHMADVDTLKQAFANGEDIHARTATEMFGEVTRDTRARAKTINFAILYGISRWGLAGRLEVDPDEAQDMIDTYFQRFPGIQRYIAETLETVRERGYSQTLFGRKTWFPRINSKNQAERQGSERAAINAPIQGTSADIIKRAMVRMLPALRDAGLPDVRMLLQVHDELVFELPESDVAAASPVIERVMAEAALPSVKLDVPLGVEIGTGASWDAAH; encoded by the coding sequence ATGGGACAGACGCGCAACCACCTCTACCTCGTCGACGGCTCCTCCTATATTTTCCGGGCCTATCACCGCCTCCCGCCGCTGACCGACCCGGAAGGCACGCCGGTGGGCGCGGTCTACGGCTACACCACGATGCTGTGGAAGCTCGCCGAGGATCTCGACGCGGCCGACGGTCCGACCCATCTCGCGGTCATCCTCGACAAGGATTCCAAGAGCTTCCGCAACGAGATCTACCCCGAATACAAGGCCAACCGGCCCGAGCCGCCAGAGGACCTGCGCCCGCAATTCCCGCTCATACGCGATGCGACGCGCGCCTTCAGCCTGCCCTGCATCGAGGAAGCCGGGCTGGAAGCGGACGACCTCATCGCCTCCTACTCCCGCGAAGCGCAGCGCAAGGGCTGGGACGTGACGATCGTCTCTAGCGACAAGGACCTGATGCAGCTCGTCGGCGAAGTCGACGGAGCCCGCATCGATATGCTCGACACGATGAAGAGCCAGCGGCTCTACATTCCCGAGGTCGAAGCGAAATTCGGGGTCGGTCCGGAACTGGTCGGCGACGTGCTTGCGCTGATGGGCGACAGCGTCGACAACATCCCCGGCATCTACGGCATCGGCCCAAAGACCGCGAGCAAGCTGATCGCCGAACACGGCTCGCTTGCCGCCGCGCTCGACCACGCGCCGGAGATGAAGAAATCGAAGCTCAAGGAGCGCCTCATAGAAGGCCGCGCCGACGCCGAGATGAGCCGGGTGCTCGTCACGCTCAAGGAGGACTGCGACCTCCCCCAGCCGATCGAAGAGATGAAACTCTCCAAGGTGCCGCCCGAACCGCTCGCCGCCTTCCTCGAAAAACACGGCTTCACCTCACTCCTGCGGCGGCTGGGAAATGGGCACGGCAGCCCCGAAAGGCCGAACAATCTCGACCCGGTAGGCGAGAAGCGTGCGGGCGAGGACGGCACGGCGGAAGGCAATCGCCAGCCGCCGCCCGAAATGCCCGCCGTGGATCGCAGCGCCTACGAAACGGTCCAGACGATGGATGCGCTCGAACGCTGGATCGAACGAGCACGTGCGGCCCGGCTCGTGGCGGTCGATACCGAGACGTCTTCTCTTGATGCGATGCAGGCCGATCTGGTCGGGGTGAGCCTCGCGGTGGGGCCGAACGAAGCCTGCTACGTCCCGCTCGCCCACGGCTCAGCCGATATGTTCGCCGAGAAACCGCAGCAGGTCGAACGCGACGCGGCGCTGGCCGCGCTCGGCCGGCTTCTCGCCGACGAGGCCGTCATCAAGGTCTTCCAGAACGGCAAATACGATCTCAACGTCCTCGCCCGCCATGGTGTCACGGTGAGCCCTGTCGAGGACACGATGATCATCAGCTTCGCGCTCGATGCCGGGCGGTCCGAGGACGGGATCGGCGGCGGGCACGGCATGGACGAGCTGTGCCAGCGCCACCTCGCCCACACCGCGATCGCCTACAAGGACGTGTGCGGGACCGGCAAGAAGGCGATCCCTTTCGGCGAGGTGCCGCTCGACCGCGCGACCGAATACGCGGCCGAGGACGCGGACATCACTTGGCGGCTCTACACGCTGCTCAAGCCCCGGCTTGCGGTAGAGGGCGGGAGCCGGATCTACGAACGGGTCGACCGACCGCTGATTCCTGTCGTCGCGGGGATGGAGCGCGAGGGCATCAAGGTCGACCGCGCACGGCTGGCGAAACTGTCGGAGGAATTCGCCAAGGAGATCGGGCGGCTCGAGGGGGAAATCCACGAAGCCGCCGGGCAGGAATTCACCGTTGGCAGCCCCAAGCAGCTGGGCGAGATCCTGTTCGACAAGCTGGGCTACAAGGGCGGGCGCAAGGGCAAGAGCGGGCAGTATTCGACCGACGTGTCGGTGCTCGAAAAGCTCGCCGCCGAAGGCGCGCCCATCGCGCGGCTGGTGCTCGAATGGCGGCAGCTGTCGAAGCTGAAATCGACCTACACGGATGCCCTCCAGGCCGCGATCAATCCGGCGACGGGGCGCGTGCATACGAGCTACAGCCTCGTGGGTGCGCAGACCGGGCGATTGAGCTCGACCGACCCCAACCTGCAGAACATCCCGGTCAGGACCGCGATCGGGCGGCAGATCCGCGAGGCTTTCGTGCCCGAGGAAGGCAATGTCCTGCTCGCGGCCGACTATTCGCAGATCGAGCTGCGCCTCGCCGCGCACATGGCCGATGTCGACACGCTGAAACAGGCTTTCGCGAACGGCGAGGACATCCACGCCCGCACCGCGACCGAGATGTTCGGCGAAGTCACCCGCGACACCCGCGCGCGGGCCAAGACGATCAATTTCGCGATCCTCTACGGAATCAGCCGCTGGGGCCTTGCCGGGCGGCTCGAAGTCGATCCGGACGAGGCGCAGGACATGATCGACACCTATTTCCAGCGCTTCCCCGGCATCCAGCGCTACATCGCCGAGACATTGGAAACCGTGCGCGAGCGCGGCTATTCGCAGACCCTGTTCGGCCGCAAGACGTGGTTCCCGCGGATCAATTCGAAAAACCAGGCCGAGCGCCAGGGTTCCGAACGCGCGGCGATCAACGCGCCGATCCAGGGAACCAGCGCCGATATCATCAAGCGGGCGATGGTGCGGATGCTGCCCGCGCTGAGGGATGCGGGCCTGCCGGATGTGCGGATGCTGCTGCAGGTCCACGACGAACTGGTCTTCGAACTGCCCGAGAGCGACGTTGCCGCCGCCTCGCCAGTGATCGAGCGGGTCATGGCCGAGGCGGCGCTGCCTTCGGTCAAGCTCGATGTCCCGCTCGGTGTCGAGATCGGCACCGGCGCTTCGTGGGACGCGGCACACTGA
- a CDS encoding DUF305 domain-containing protein, with protein sequence MTNIRFRARAARTTLAALLVGSSTIAFAQSAPIVQPGAPGQESRDLSAEEAVKLAGSSYTRADVKFMQDMIVHHAQAVEMAMLVKDRTNTEDIVAVAGRIEASQEDEMAFMREWLEARGEPLHMAMPAGHDHRAHHAMMGMATPEQMKALAAAEGAEFDRQFLTLMIAHHEGALDMVDKLLAQPGSAADPVLYRFIGDVENDQKSEIERMDVLLAGLSPDPRAGLAAGFDDAGEAISNLRLVASLRKPAGFFNPDNPADLRPAIPPREDEAEEAAEDVAEAAEEVAAAAAEEGEDETPTRMEDKEESLTQFAERSPLLDFANTDMAFFDDIMVAGNYHGFNIYRLGEDGVPALMSSVVCPGGQGDVSVVGDILVMSVEQTRGRVDCGLQGVEGDVSEDRFRGLRIFDISDLRRPRQVGGVQTCRGSHTHSIVSADDEKIVVYNSGTSSVRDSEELARCVDNPASTRTAYFSIDIIEIPLADPSKARIVSSPRVFADDETGEIAGLWKGGESGEGTQYTRRTDQCHDITVFPSKNLAAGACSGNGILMDISDPYNPKRIDAVFDKGFAYWHSATFNNDGTKVIFTDEWGGGGRPRCRASDPLDWGADAIYDIVDGKLEYRSHYKMPAPQTDMENCVAHNGSIIPVPGRDIFVQSWYQGGISVVDFTDSANPKEIAFFDRGPISDEQMVVGGYWSSYWYNGRIYGTEITRGIDVFALEPSEHLTEAEIAAAEAASYAGERFNPQTQTEVTWSDAAIKAAEASRKGG encoded by the coding sequence ATGACCAATATCCGTTTTCGCGCGCGCGCTGCACGCACGACTCTCGCCGCCCTGCTGGTCGGCTCGTCCACTATCGCCTTCGCCCAGAGCGCACCGATCGTTCAGCCCGGCGCGCCGGGTCAGGAAAGTCGCGACCTGTCGGCGGAAGAAGCGGTCAAGCTTGCCGGGTCGAGCTACACGCGCGCCGACGTCAAGTTCATGCAGGACATGATCGTCCACCATGCCCAGGCCGTCGAGATGGCCATGCTGGTCAAGGACCGCACCAACACCGAGGACATCGTCGCCGTTGCCGGCCGGATCGAGGCAAGCCAGGAAGACGAGATGGCCTTCATGCGCGAATGGCTCGAAGCGCGCGGCGAACCGCTCCACATGGCGATGCCGGCGGGCCACGACCACCGCGCGCACCACGCGATGATGGGCATGGCGACGCCCGAACAGATGAAGGCGCTCGCCGCCGCCGAGGGCGCGGAATTCGACCGCCAGTTCCTCACCCTGATGATCGCCCACCACGAAGGCGCGCTCGACATGGTGGACAAGCTGCTCGCCCAGCCCGGCAGCGCCGCCGACCCCGTCCTCTACCGCTTCATCGGCGATGTCGAAAACGACCAGAAAAGCGAGATCGAACGGATGGACGTCCTGCTCGCCGGCCTTTCGCCCGATCCGCGCGCCGGGCTTGCGGCAGGCTTCGACGACGCGGGCGAGGCGATCTCCAACCTGCGCCTCGTCGCCAGCCTGAGGAAGCCCGCCGGCTTCTTCAATCCCGACAACCCGGCCGACCTGCGCCCCGCCATCCCGCCTCGCGAGGATGAAGCGGAGGAGGCCGCCGAGGACGTCGCCGAAGCCGCCGAAGAAGTCGCCGCCGCCGCTGCGGAGGAGGGCGAGGACGAAACCCCGACCCGGATGGAGGACAAGGAAGAGAGCCTCACCCAGTTCGCCGAACGCTCGCCGCTGCTCGATTTCGCGAACACCGACATGGCGTTCTTTGACGACATCATGGTCGCGGGCAACTACCACGGTTTCAACATCTACCGGCTCGGCGAGGACGGCGTGCCTGCGCTCATGTCCTCGGTCGTCTGTCCCGGCGGGCAGGGCGACGTCTCGGTCGTCGGCGACATCCTCGTGATGAGCGTCGAGCAGACCCGCGGGCGGGTCGATTGCGGCCTCCAGGGGGTCGAGGGCGACGTCAGCGAGGACCGCTTCCGCGGCCTTCGCATCTTCGACATTTCCGACCTTCGCCGTCCGCGCCAGGTCGGCGGGGTGCAGACCTGCCGCGGCAGCCACACCCACTCGATCGTCAGCGCGGACGATGAAAAGATCGTCGTCTACAATTCGGGCACCTCGAGCGTGCGCGACAGCGAGGAACTTGCCCGCTGCGTCGACAACCCGGCCTCGACCCGGACCGCCTATTTCAGCATCGACATCATCGAGATCCCGCTCGCCGACCCGTCCAAAGCGCGGATCGTCAGCTCGCCCCGCGTCTTCGCCGATGACGAGACCGGCGAGATCGCGGGCCTGTGGAAAGGCGGCGAAAGCGGCGAGGGCACGCAGTACACACGCCGCACCGACCAGTGCCACGACATCACCGTCTTCCCGTCCAAGAACCTCGCCGCCGGCGCCTGTTCGGGCAACGGCATCCTCATGGACATTTCCGATCCCTATAACCCGAAGCGTATCGACGCGGTCTTCGACAAGGGCTTCGCCTACTGGCACTCGGCGACTTTCAACAATGACGGGACCAAGGTGATCTTCACCGACGAATGGGGCGGGGGCGGTCGCCCGCGCTGCCGTGCTTCGGACCCGCTCGACTGGGGCGCCGACGCGATCTACGACATCGTTGACGGCAAGCTCGAATATCGCAGCCATTACAAGATGCCCGCTCCGCAGACGGACATGGAGAACTGCGTCGCGCACAATGGCTCGATCATCCCCGTGCCGGGCCGCGACATCTTCGTGCAGTCGTGGTACCAGGGCGGTATCAGCGTGGTGGATTTCACCGACAGCGCGAACCCCAAGGAAATCGCCTTCTTCGACCGCGGCCCGATCAGCGACGAGCAGATGGTCGTCGGCGGCTACTGGTCGTCCTATTGGTACAACGGACGCATCTACGGGACCGAGATCACCCGCGGCATCGACGTCTTCGCATTGGAGCCGAGCGAGCACCTGACCGAGGCGGAAATCGCCGCGGCCGAGGCGGCGTCCTATGCCGGGGAGCGCTTCAACCCGCAGACCCAGACCGAAGTGACGTGGTCCGATGCCGCGATCAAGGCGGCCGAGGCGAGCCGCAAGGGCGGCTGA
- a CDS encoding DUF885 family protein, with product MKTTLAALLLASIVFAAPQHAVAQEPGVECTASETECLNAWFEEKWEEQLAFSPMMQTALGLKTDYDRIDDFSEAAQLEQLEWMRAATAEMEATFDYDALTPAGKLSWDMWRFRLEEAERNWRFRKQDYILHQMGSAQSGLPTFLLTQHAVETESDMEAFIARIGGIGRAMDQLLALAQRNAAAGTRPPRFAYDAVILESKNLTSGAPFDEGEPSAMWEGVERHLAALTEAGAITEARAGELRKEARIALLEEFRPAYARVIDWFEADRANADETARGASALPDGEAFYAARLQAMTTTDLSAEEIHQLGLSEVARIRGEMLAIMDQVGFEGDLQDFFEFTRTDPQFFFPDNDEGAQMYIDRAAADIAAITARLPEFFGRLPKAKLEVRRVEPFREQDGAAQHYSPGTPDGSRPGIYYAHLSDMTAMPITELEAIAYHEGNPGHHMQVSIAQELEGVPSFQSQGGFISAFGEGWALYAEALAKEMGGYQDPYSEFGRLSSEIWRAIRLVVDTGIHAKGWSEEKAVAYAMENSPTPKAAARSEVQRYFVLPGQATSYKIGMIRIQQLRARAEAELGEDFDIRGFHDTVLGGGSVPLSLLEKRVDNWIAEVKGG from the coding sequence ATGAAGACCACTCTCGCAGCCCTGTTGCTCGCATCAATCGTGTTCGCCGCGCCGCAGCACGCGGTCGCCCAGGAGCCGGGCGTGGAATGCACCGCCAGCGAGACCGAATGCCTTAATGCATGGTTCGAGGAGAAGTGGGAGGAACAGCTCGCCTTCAGCCCGATGATGCAGACCGCGCTGGGGCTCAAGACCGACTACGACAGGATCGACGATTTCAGCGAGGCGGCCCAACTCGAACAGCTCGAATGGATGCGCGCTGCGACTGCGGAGATGGAAGCGACTTTCGATTACGACGCGCTGACGCCCGCGGGCAAGCTTTCGTGGGATATGTGGCGGTTCCGGCTGGAAGAGGCCGAGCGCAATTGGAGGTTCCGCAAGCAGGACTACATCCTTCACCAGATGGGCTCGGCGCAGTCGGGCCTGCCGACCTTCCTTCTGACGCAGCACGCGGTCGAGACCGAAAGCGACATGGAAGCCTTCATCGCGCGGATCGGCGGGATCGGCCGGGCAATGGACCAGCTCCTCGCCCTCGCCCAGCGCAACGCAGCGGCGGGAACGCGCCCGCCGCGCTTCGCCTATGACGCGGTGATCCTTGAATCGAAGAACCTGACGAGCGGAGCGCCCTTCGATGAGGGCGAGCCTTCGGCCATGTGGGAAGGCGTGGAGCGTCACCTTGCCGCGCTTACCGAGGCGGGCGCGATCACCGAGGCGCGAGCGGGCGAGCTGCGCAAAGAGGCGCGCATCGCGCTGCTCGAGGAATTCCGGCCCGCCTACGCCCGCGTCATCGACTGGTTCGAAGCTGACCGTGCCAACGCCGACGAAACGGCGCGCGGGGCCAGCGCCCTTCCGGACGGCGAAGCCTTCTACGCCGCCCGCCTCCAGGCGATGACCACGACCGACCTCTCCGCGGAGGAAATCCACCAGCTCGGCCTCTCCGAGGTCGCCCGCATCCGCGGAGAAATGCTGGCGATCATGGACCAGGTCGGCTTCGAGGGCGACCTGCAGGACTTCTTCGAATTCACCCGCACCGACCCGCAGTTCTTCTTCCCCGACAATGACGAAGGCGCGCAGATGTATATCGACCGCGCCGCCGCCGACATCGCTGCGATCACCGCGCGCCTGCCCGAATTCTTCGGTCGCCTGCCTAAGGCGAAGCTTGAGGTGCGCCGGGTCGAACCCTTCCGCGAACAGGACGGCGCCGCGCAGCACTACAGCCCCGGCACGCCCGACGGCTCGCGCCCCGGCATCTACTACGCGCACCTGTCCGACATGACCGCCATGCCCATCACCGAGCTCGAGGCGATCGCCTATCACGAGGGCAATCCGGGCCACCATATGCAGGTTTCGATCGCGCAGGAACTCGAAGGCGTGCCGAGCTTCCAGTCGCAGGGCGGCTTCATTTCGGCCTTCGGCGAAGGCTGGGCGCTCTATGCCGAGGCGCTCGCCAAGGAGATGGGCGGCTACCAGGATCCCTATTCCGAGTTCGGCCGCCTCTCGAGCGAGATCTGGCGCGCGATCCGGCTGGTGGTCGACACCGGCATCCACGCCAAGGGCTGGAGCGAGGAAAAGGCCGTGGCCTATGCGATGGAAAACTCCCCCACACCCAAAGCCGCCGCGCGCAGCGAGGTGCAGCGCTATTTCGTGCTGCCGGGACAGGCGACCTCCTACAAGATCGGCATGATCCGCATCCAGCAATTGCGCGCCCGTGCCGAGGCGGAGTTGGGCGAGGATTTCGACATTCGCGGCTTCCACGACACCGTGCTGGGCGGCGGGTCGGTCCCGCTTTCACTGCTGGAAAAGCGGGTCGACAACTGGATTGCCGAGGTGAAGGGCGGCTGA
- a CDS encoding serine hydrolase has protein sequence MAPQQRFSLLAILFGVLALLGAPLSAQGTDLASRFDDAFGTELRTPQTFEAIYESSFEQRIAELADGSKGRIGVAALDLQTGEQIAVLGDQLFPMASTSKIAVAATYLDMVEKGQFSLTSEWPLMIPIRSAKFSSPKAPVREGKHMRAIDLIEIMITRSSNPATDALLAAVGGPEKVNGWVRRQGINEFSIDRDIATLVRDDGEYDPAAYIDPRDAATPKAMVRLLQGLYRGDFLSDEHRQVLLGAMSRTVTGRRRIVANMPDEAVVSHKTGSLNNTSSDIGIIEYPDGRAIAVAIYVTGQGSRLARERRIAAIARALYDGFDAKAKLRDNDGINWTSAPRTGG, from the coding sequence ATGGCCCCACAGCAGCGATTTTCCCTTCTTGCCATCCTTTTCGGCGTGCTTGCGCTGCTCGGCGCGCCGCTCAGCGCGCAGGGCACCGATCTCGCCTCGCGCTTCGATGACGCCTTCGGGACAGAGCTGCGCACGCCGCAGACATTCGAGGCGATCTATGAGAGCTCCTTCGAGCAGCGCATCGCGGAGCTTGCAGACGGATCGAAGGGTCGCATCGGAGTGGCCGCACTCGACCTTCAGACCGGAGAGCAGATCGCGGTGCTGGGCGACCAGCTTTTCCCGATGGCCTCGACCAGCAAGATTGCGGTTGCCGCCACTTATCTCGACATGGTCGAAAAGGGCCAATTCTCGCTGACCTCGGAATGGCCGCTGATGATCCCGATCCGCTCGGCCAAATTCTCCTCGCCCAAAGCGCCCGTGCGCGAGGGGAAGCATATGCGGGCGATCGACCTCATCGAAATCATGATCACTCGTTCGAGCAACCCTGCGACCGATGCGCTGCTCGCCGCGGTGGGCGGGCCGGAAAAGGTCAATGGATGGGTCCGGCGACAGGGGATCAACGAATTCAGCATCGACCGCGACATCGCGACGCTGGTGCGCGACGACGGCGAATACGACCCGGCAGCCTATATCGACCCACGCGACGCGGCCACGCCCAAGGCGATGGTGCGGCTTCTGCAGGGGCTTTATCGGGGCGATTTCCTTTCCGACGAGCATCGCCAGGTGCTGCTCGGCGCGATGAGCCGGACAGTCACGGGCAGGCGCCGGATCGTCGCCAATATGCCGGACGAGGCGGTGGTGAGCCACAAGACCGGCTCGCTCAACAACACTTCCAGCGACATCGGCATCATCGAATATCCCGACGGGCGCGCTATCGCGGTGGCGATCTACGTCACCGGGCAGGGCTCGCGCCTCGCCCGCGAACGGCGGATCGCCGCGATCGCGCGGGCGCTCTACGACGGCTTCGATGCGAAGGCGAAGCTGCGCGATAACGACGGAATCAACTGGACCAGCGCACCGCGCACGGGCGGCTGA
- a CDS encoding mechanosensitive ion channel family protein: MNAWIDRMRGLLPSDWGDVAAAALAAGIAVAVALLVHGVLFRILRRVAHASESEADNIVVGELVRPSRWAIVALALVLAARTMPVLDTVWQAVAGFVLPLLIGWMALSIMRATVKALELRADIDVEDNLEARRRRTRLAIFSRIGTFAIIFVTVGLMLLSIPGIRDIGVTLMASAGLAALAVGAAAQPALKALIGGLQMALTEPIRIDDVVIVEGEWGRIEDIRTTYVIVRIWDERRLVVPVHKFLDETFQNWTRRSSQLLGTVFLHLDPMADVGKVRAKYEELITANPLWDERVQVVQVTDTAPDYIEVRLLMSAKDAGTAFDLRCQIREAMMAFIRDEMPEAIARRRVEPIDRDGVDILPG, from the coding sequence ATGAATGCGTGGATCGACCGGATGCGCGGGCTGCTGCCGAGCGACTGGGGCGACGTTGCCGCGGCGGCGCTGGCGGCAGGCATCGCGGTCGCCGTGGCGCTTCTCGTTCACGGCGTTCTCTTTCGTATCCTGCGCCGGGTCGCCCATGCGAGCGAGAGCGAGGCCGACAACATCGTCGTCGGCGAACTCGTCCGGCCGAGCCGCTGGGCGATCGTCGCCCTCGCGCTGGTGCTGGCGGCGCGGACCATGCCGGTGCTCGACACGGTGTGGCAGGCGGTAGCGGGCTTCGTCCTGCCCCTGCTGATCGGCTGGATGGCGCTGTCGATCATGCGCGCGACGGTCAAGGCGCTGGAACTGCGCGCCGATATCGATGTCGAGGACAATCTCGAGGCGCGCAGGCGGCGCACGCGGCTTGCGATCTTCAGCCGGATCGGGACCTTCGCCATCATCTTCGTCACCGTCGGGCTGATGCTGCTGTCGATCCCCGGGATCCGCGACATCGGCGTGACCCTGATGGCTTCGGCGGGCCTTGCCGCGCTTGCGGTCGGCGCGGCGGCGCAACCGGCGCTCAAGGCGCTGATCGGCGGGCTGCAGATGGCGTTGACCGAGCCGATCCGGATCGACGACGTCGTCATCGTAGAGGGCGAATGGGGCCGGATCGAGGACATCCGCACGACCTACGTCATCGTGCGCATCTGGGACGAGCGGCGGCTGGTGGTCCCGGTCCACAAGTTCCTCGACGAGACATTCCAGAACTGGACCCGACGCAGTTCGCAGCTGCTCGGCACGGTCTTCCTCCATCTCGACCCGATGGCGGATGTCGGGAAGGTGCGGGCGAAATACGAGGAGCTCATCACCGCCAATCCGCTGTGGGACGAGCGGGTGCAGGTGGTGCAGGTGACCGACACCGCACCCGACTACATCGAGGTCCGCCTGCTGATGAGCGCGAAGGATGCCGGGACCGCCTTCGACCTTCGCTGTCAGATACGCGAGGCGATGATGGCCTTCATCCGCGACGAAATGCCCGAAGCGATCGCGCGGCGCAGGGTCGAGCCGATCGACAGGGACGGGGTCGACATCCTGCCCGGCTAA
- a CDS encoding host attachment protein, which yields MKLPAKAHVAVVDGESFALFRNEGQIFEPKLAAEDNPKLAATNFSAGIRHQDDHGQRLGRTDLNELAHGAAAAEWLNAKAIDGDLHDILVIADPKTLGEMRQHYHTELKKRLVGEIDKTLTNVSTEEIEKAIEAA from the coding sequence ATGAAATTACCCGCAAAAGCCCATGTCGCCGTGGTCGACGGAGAAAGCTTCGCCCTGTTCCGCAACGAAGGCCAGATCTTCGAGCCCAAGCTGGCGGCGGAGGACAATCCCAAGCTCGCCGCGACCAATTTCAGCGCCGGGATCCGCCACCAGGACGATCACGGCCAGCGGCTCGGCCGGACCGATCTCAACGAACTCGCCCACGGCGCGGCAGCGGCGGAATGGCTCAACGCGAAGGCCATCGACGGCGACCTGCACGACATACTTGTGATCGCCGATCCCAAGACGCTGGGCGAGATGCGCCAGCATTATCACACCGAGTTGAAAAAGCGCCTCGTCGGCGAGATCGACAAGACGCTCACCAACGTCTCCACCGAAGAGATCGAAAAGGCGATCGAGGCGGCCTGA